Proteins from one Embleya scabrispora genomic window:
- a CDS encoding helix-turn-helix domain-containing protein translates to MPTLISYSVRTDRLRSAAAARGDHTGQAIHRTTGVSAGVISRTLNGRTVPSLKTLIRLGAPYGLTLDDLVGDAL, encoded by the coding sequence ATGCCGACTCTGATCAGCTACAGCGTGCGAACCGACCGGTTGCGCTCGGCTGCCGCCGCGCGGGGCGATCACACGGGTCAGGCGATCCACCGCACCACCGGCGTATCCGCTGGCGTCATCAGTCGAACGCTCAACGGCCGCACCGTGCCGTCGCTCAAGACGCTGATCCGCCTCGGCGCGCCATACGGCCTGACCCTGGACGACCTGGTCGGCGACGCCCTATGA
- a CDS encoding ATP-binding protein, whose product MDPEDYQPEITSVDRMEPHDIEAEQALLGCCLIYRQAARDVLRTVQPSDLYRAAHETVLRAMQRLADQGESINAHTVVAELQAVGDLTRAGGAPYIHTLTAAPPPAAEVDWYIRRTRALALRRAIVQAGIAITQDGYGTAGRSDDLAERAVALTRAVRDRGRAAQDTPTQDIHDFLSVADDEPDWVLPGYLERGDRVIWTAGEGGGKSVLLRQLAVTAAAGVLPFGREPNVLGPKRVLVLDCENSEAQSRRRYRGLMNTASAIHQPVKRGQLHIHCRPEGVDLTRADGRAWLMRRVEDVMPDLLVIGPIYQLHAGDPNSEEHARKVTIALTEARVTAGCALVMEAHAAKASGFGPRGLAPVGSSLWLRWPEFGMGLRPVEDTTSAEHDRARRVVPWRGARDERLWPRFLRGGWTSEGEWPWTPYTPIDADHHGRSETGALS is encoded by the coding sequence ATGGACCCCGAGGACTACCAGCCCGAGATCACGTCCGTCGACCGGATGGAACCGCACGACATCGAGGCCGAGCAGGCCCTACTCGGCTGCTGCCTGATCTACCGCCAGGCCGCCCGAGACGTACTCCGCACCGTCCAGCCCAGCGACCTGTACCGCGCCGCCCACGAAACCGTCCTGCGCGCAATGCAACGGCTCGCCGACCAGGGCGAGTCGATCAACGCGCACACCGTCGTGGCCGAACTCCAGGCCGTCGGCGACCTGACCCGCGCCGGCGGCGCCCCGTACATCCACACCCTGACCGCCGCGCCGCCGCCCGCCGCCGAGGTCGACTGGTACATCCGCCGCACCCGGGCCCTGGCCCTGCGGCGGGCAATCGTCCAGGCCGGCATCGCGATCACCCAGGACGGCTACGGCACCGCGGGCCGATCGGACGACCTGGCCGAACGTGCGGTCGCCCTGACCCGCGCCGTTCGTGACCGAGGCCGGGCAGCCCAGGACACGCCGACGCAGGACATCCACGATTTCCTGTCGGTCGCCGACGACGAGCCGGACTGGGTGCTGCCCGGCTATCTCGAGCGCGGCGACCGCGTCATCTGGACGGCGGGCGAGGGCGGCGGCAAGTCGGTGCTGCTGCGGCAGCTCGCCGTCACTGCGGCGGCCGGTGTCCTCCCGTTCGGCCGGGAGCCGAACGTGCTCGGCCCGAAGCGGGTGCTCGTGTTGGACTGCGAGAACTCCGAGGCCCAGTCCCGTCGGCGGTACCGCGGCCTGATGAACACCGCCTCGGCCATCCACCAGCCCGTGAAGCGCGGCCAGTTGCACATCCACTGCCGACCCGAGGGTGTCGACCTCACCCGCGCCGACGGCCGGGCCTGGCTCATGCGGCGCGTCGAGGACGTCATGCCCGACCTCCTGGTGATCGGCCCGATCTACCAGCTCCACGCCGGCGATCCGAACAGCGAAGAGCACGCGCGGAAAGTGACGATCGCGCTCACCGAGGCCCGGGTAACCGCCGGGTGTGCGCTCGTCATGGAAGCGCACGCGGCCAAAGCGAGCGGGTTCGGGCCGCGCGGCCTGGCCCCGGTCGGGTCGAGCCTCTGGCTCAGGTGGCCCGAGTTCGGCATGGGCCTGCGCCCCGTCGAGGACACCACCTCGGCCGAACACGACCGCGCCCGACGCGTCGTCCCCTGGCGCGGCGCCCGCGACGAGCGGCTGTGGCCGAGGTTCCTGCGCGGCGGCTGGACAAGCGAGGGCGAATGGCCCTGGACCCCGTACACCCCCATCGACGCGGACCACCACGGGCGGTCCGAGACCGGAGCCCTGTCGTGA
- a CDS encoding tyrosine-type recombinase/integrase translates to MGVKDDGSPDRRHRTGKTETIVTDKVRALEKQRDAGQVTKTGKPLTVEAWMILWLTTIAPRSVEQSTLDSTYRPKVMNWIVPRLGRHRLDRLQPEHLDAFYLWLRNEQGLSKNTIVQIHRILSRALKMAVVRGKVGRNVATLVEAPSGEEVEMAPLAQEEARRVLQLADSRRNGARWSVGLALGLRQCETLGMRWEYIDLDARKMHVWWQIKRTRFSHGCTDPRTCGTRYHRAGCAADCAKHTKCPPACPPECVAHARECPDRKGGGWHFARRKGKGKRGGNLTLTLPPALVQRLRTHRASQAREQLAAGDRWTDMDLVFAGTTGQPIEPHADWVEWRDLLIEAGIDHVRVHDGRHTAATLLVEQGATAEIVQEVLGLSSITIARRYMHISSTLAAKATDSVGTALWG, encoded by the coding sequence ATGGGCGTCAAGGACGACGGCAGCCCAGACCGGAGGCACCGAACAGGTAAGACCGAGACCATCGTGACGGACAAGGTTCGCGCGCTAGAGAAGCAGCGCGACGCTGGCCAGGTGACCAAGACCGGCAAGCCGCTGACCGTCGAAGCGTGGATGATCCTGTGGCTCACGACGATCGCCCCACGCTCCGTCGAGCAGTCGACCCTCGACAGCACGTACCGCCCGAAGGTCATGAACTGGATTGTGCCGCGACTGGGGCGGCATCGGCTCGACCGACTACAACCCGAGCACTTGGACGCGTTCTATCTCTGGCTCCGCAACGAGCAGGGGTTGTCCAAGAACACCATCGTGCAGATCCACCGCATCCTCTCGCGTGCCCTCAAGATGGCCGTGGTCCGCGGCAAGGTCGGCCGGAACGTAGCCACACTCGTTGAAGCCCCGTCGGGCGAAGAAGTCGAGATGGCGCCGCTTGCCCAAGAGGAGGCGCGGCGGGTGCTCCAGCTCGCCGATAGTCGCCGAAACGGCGCCCGGTGGTCCGTCGGCCTCGCCCTCGGCCTGCGGCAGTGCGAGACGCTTGGGATGCGGTGGGAGTACATCGACCTCGACGCGCGCAAGATGCACGTCTGGTGGCAGATCAAGCGCACCAGGTTCAGCCACGGGTGCACCGACCCGCGGACATGCGGTACTCGCTACCACCGCGCTGGGTGCGCAGCCGACTGCGCGAAGCACACAAAGTGCCCGCCGGCCTGCCCGCCGGAGTGCGTGGCCCATGCTCGCGAATGTCCGGACCGCAAGGGTGGCGGCTGGCACTTCGCGCGACGTAAGGGCAAGGGCAAGCGCGGTGGCAACCTGACCTTGACCCTCCCGCCCGCGCTCGTACAGCGACTACGAACGCATCGGGCTTCCCAGGCCCGCGAGCAGCTGGCCGCCGGTGACCGATGGACCGACATGGACTTGGTGTTCGCCGGCACCACCGGTCAGCCGATCGAGCCCCATGCCGACTGGGTCGAATGGCGAGACCTGTTGATCGAGGCCGGCATCGATCACGTGCGCGTGCACGATGGCCGGCACACCGCGGCCACGCTACTCGTCGAGCAAGGCGCGACCGCCGAGATCGTCCAGGAAGTACTCGGCCTCTCGTCGATCACGATTGCTCGCCGCTACATGCACATCTCGTCCACGCTCGCGGCCAAGGCAACGGATAGCGTCGGTACAGCCCTCTGGGGGTAA
- a CDS encoding helix-turn-helix domain-containing protein, producing the protein MRRHDRDEALVGFARWVYDRAVECGYDLDSPRGGGRSQLAADAGMSASAVGRLLKAETMPDLDSMIGLARALDVDVREILIRSGKLTEEDLPLNPRHPTGTRVSSDDQILTPEEAVTRVGVKDARVREMAAWMLRKQLNEESVPGGQGDLLGGDAGG; encoded by the coding sequence ATGCGGAGACACGACAGGGACGAAGCGCTAGTGGGCTTCGCTCGATGGGTATACGACCGAGCCGTTGAATGCGGCTACGACCTCGACAGTCCAAGGGGAGGCGGACGGAGCCAGCTGGCGGCAGACGCGGGGATGTCGGCGAGTGCCGTGGGGCGTCTGCTCAAGGCTGAGACCATGCCCGACCTCGACAGCATGATTGGTCTCGCGCGGGCGCTCGATGTCGACGTGCGGGAAATCCTGATTCGGTCCGGAAAGCTAACGGAAGAAGATCTTCCGCTAAATCCCAGACACCCAACTGGCACACGAGTATCGTCGGATGACCAAATTCTGACCCCCGAGGAGGCCGTCACCCGCGTAGGCGTAAAGGACGCGCGGGTGCGAGAAATGGCAGCTTGGATGCTCCGGAAACAGCTCAACGAGGAGTCCGTCCCAGGCGGCCAGGGCGACCTGCTGGGAGGCGACGCGGGAGGGTGA
- a CDS encoding HNH endonuclease — MAGRSDLTSHAYRTLRASVLAEDDTCVLCGHPGSDATDHLVPVSRGGAAVDRDNLAPIHGVAGCPTCGRKCNNLKGNRPLAQVSRLVTSRDWYAGPA, encoded by the coding sequence GTGGCCGGCCGGTCCGACCTGACGTCGCACGCCTACCGCACCCTGCGCGCGAGTGTCCTGGCCGAGGACGACACCTGTGTCCTGTGCGGGCATCCCGGGTCGGATGCCACCGACCACCTGGTGCCGGTCTCCCGGGGCGGCGCCGCCGTCGACCGCGACAACCTGGCGCCCATCCATGGGGTGGCCGGCTGCCCGACCTGCGGGCGCAAGTGCAACAACCTCAAGGGCAACCGGCCGTTGGCCCAGGTCTCGCGGCTCGTCACGTCGCGTGACTGGTACGCCGGTCCGGCCTGA
- a CDS encoding helix-turn-helix domain-containing protein: MNRQTVIPNRLLHPVEEAAELLGIGRTAVYGLIKSQALDSTMLAGRRLIPYTSLVDYVASLLSAERTDLEQSAGLDSA; this comes from the coding sequence ATGAACCGGCAGACAGTCATCCCGAACCGACTGTTGCACCCGGTCGAAGAGGCCGCTGAACTGCTCGGCATCGGTCGGACCGCCGTCTACGGCCTGATCAAGTCACAGGCCCTGGATTCCACGATGCTCGCTGGCCGGCGGCTCATTCCGTACACGTCGCTGGTCGACTACGTCGCGAGCCTGCTGTCCGCCGAGCGGACCGACCTCGAACAGTCGGCGGGCCTTGACTCCGCCTGA
- a CDS encoding terminase large subunit domain-containing protein, which translates to MASETWRHPTEFAEQLRELYGLECPPRWGTPRRPELPTLGPKVAAVMTRLGYPPMPWQRYVLDVALELDPVTGVFVHREVGLSVPRQQGKTQQLLALMVHRVMAWKRQNVVYAAQTRGMARQRFEDEFVATLDVSSLRRRYRTRMTNGNEAILWSSTRSKLGITSNTERAGHGPSLDLGVIDEAFAHEDDRLEQAMSPAMLTKAMGQLWWASAGGTDRSVWLNRKRETGRTLIEALWETGEHPASAYFEWYAPAELRRDDPATWRTCMPALGHTVTEAVVRSELDKLEPAEFDRAYLNRTRVKQPAADPNVPRGGWAGLVDAGSQAGVDVAFAIDVAGRRDTASIAVASVRPDGRLHVEIVDQRPGTDWLVPAVVRLSALWDPVAVAVAGGSPAAALIDDLVAAGLRATGQDEPLRGDLVIVRSNDVVEACGQFADAMRQGTLVHLDQAPLTGAVNGARTRPVGDAWAWHRRGSSVDVAPLVAATLARWALLTRANVADDYDVLESVF; encoded by the coding sequence ATGGCCTCGGAGACCTGGCGGCACCCGACTGAGTTCGCCGAGCAGCTGCGCGAGCTGTACGGCCTGGAGTGCCCGCCGCGGTGGGGTACGCCGCGGCGGCCCGAGCTGCCGACCCTGGGGCCGAAGGTCGCCGCGGTGATGACCCGGCTCGGGTATCCGCCGATGCCCTGGCAGCGGTACGTCCTCGACGTCGCCCTGGAACTGGACCCGGTCACGGGGGTGTTCGTGCACCGCGAGGTCGGTCTGTCGGTGCCGCGGCAGCAGGGCAAGACGCAGCAGCTCCTGGCCCTGATGGTGCATCGGGTCATGGCGTGGAAGCGGCAGAACGTGGTGTACGCCGCGCAGACCCGGGGGATGGCGCGGCAGCGGTTCGAGGACGAGTTCGTGGCCACGCTCGACGTGTCGTCGTTGCGGCGGCGGTACCGCACGCGGATGACGAACGGCAACGAGGCGATCCTGTGGTCGTCGACCCGGTCGAAGCTGGGCATTACCAGCAACACGGAGCGCGCCGGCCACGGGCCGAGTCTGGATCTGGGTGTGATCGACGAGGCGTTCGCCCACGAGGACGACCGCTTGGAGCAGGCGATGTCCCCGGCGATGCTGACCAAGGCCATGGGTCAGTTGTGGTGGGCGTCGGCCGGGGGCACCGACCGGAGCGTGTGGCTCAACCGCAAGCGCGAGACCGGCCGCACCCTGATCGAGGCACTGTGGGAGACGGGCGAGCACCCCGCGTCGGCGTACTTCGAGTGGTACGCGCCGGCCGAGCTGAGGCGGGACGACCCGGCGACCTGGCGCACCTGCATGCCGGCGCTCGGTCACACCGTCACCGAGGCGGTTGTGCGCTCGGAGCTCGACAAGCTGGAGCCGGCCGAGTTCGACCGTGCCTACCTGAACAGGACCCGGGTCAAGCAGCCGGCGGCCGACCCGAACGTGCCGCGGGGTGGATGGGCCGGGCTCGTCGACGCCGGGTCGCAGGCCGGTGTCGATGTGGCGTTCGCGATCGACGTGGCCGGGCGCCGGGACACGGCGTCGATCGCGGTGGCGTCGGTGCGGCCGGACGGCCGCCTGCACGTGGAGATCGTCGACCAACGGCCGGGCACGGATTGGCTGGTGCCCGCCGTGGTGCGGTTGTCCGCGTTGTGGGATCCGGTTGCCGTGGCGGTTGCCGGCGGGTCGCCCGCGGCCGCGCTGATCGACGACCTGGTCGCTGCCGGACTGCGGGCGACCGGGCAGGACGAGCCGTTGCGCGGTGACCTGGTGATCGTGCGATCCAACGATGTCGTCGAGGCGTGCGGGCAGTTCGCCGACGCGATGCGCCAGGGCACGCTCGTCCACCTCGACCAGGCGCCGCTGACCGGCGCGGTCAACGGCGCCCGTACGCGTCCGGTCGGCGATGCGTGGGCGTGGCACCGTCGCGGCTCGTCCGTCGACGTCGCGCCGCTGGTCGCGGCAACCCTCGCGCGGTGGGCGCTGCTGACCCGGGCCAATGTCGCCGACGACTACGACGTTCTCGAATCGGTCTTCTAG
- a CDS encoding UvrD-helicase domain-containing protein produces the protein MPGLPRLGLPLALQGGGMSTATAARTCTWGTPAGPCGAGAQPYMDGYRCRDHSPVARLARTAAAREAARMDPTPEQAEVIAAYGDGIDLTVQAGAGCGKSTTLKEVARSDRRARMLYIAYNKPIAVDAAKSFPSNATCKTGHSLAYDPRHQARLGIPYQTAHVAAQALGVREILARDLGEDGRSTEAVMADDARVVAMTSKKVMRFALDTVKRWCYSADPEITAAHIPRVDNLTRPDTRTAIARLGLPVARAAWADLMQPDGVLRMEHDHYMKAWALGRPRLAADVVLLDEAQDTNDVLTSVLLDQDHAQRIAVGDSAQAIYAWRGANDALAKFPGDTLTLSQSFRFGVAVAEQANVWLNLISAPLRLVGHEPTASVVGPVDRADAILCRTNAGAVGVVIEALAAGRRVALVGGGGAIKSLAYAALDLLDGKPTDHPDLMGFTNWAQLQEYAAEEAGSLRVLVKLIDDFGAEAMIAAAEALVTEQRADLVVSTAHKAKGREWSRVVLHGDFTPPRPDPSTGLRVLRREYARLAYVSVTRARHALDCAALDWVHDGSIVITD, from the coding sequence ATGCCAGGGCTGCCTCGGCTCGGCCTGCCGCTGGCACTCCAGGGCGGCGGCATGAGCACCGCGACCGCCGCCCGCACCTGCACCTGGGGCACGCCAGCCGGGCCGTGTGGTGCCGGCGCGCAGCCATACATGGACGGCTACCGCTGCCGCGACCACTCGCCCGTCGCCCGCCTCGCCCGAACCGCCGCCGCCAGGGAGGCCGCCCGAATGGACCCCACGCCCGAGCAGGCCGAGGTGATCGCCGCCTACGGCGACGGGATCGACCTCACCGTGCAGGCCGGCGCTGGCTGCGGCAAGTCAACCACCTTGAAGGAGGTCGCCCGATCCGACCGCCGCGCCCGCATGCTGTACATCGCCTACAACAAGCCGATTGCCGTGGACGCCGCGAAGTCGTTCCCGTCGAACGCGACCTGCAAGACCGGGCATTCGCTCGCGTACGACCCCCGGCACCAGGCCCGCCTGGGCATCCCGTACCAGACCGCGCACGTCGCCGCCCAGGCGCTCGGTGTCCGCGAGATCCTGGCCCGCGACCTCGGCGAGGACGGCCGCAGTACCGAGGCCGTGATGGCCGACGATGCCCGCGTCGTGGCGATGACGAGCAAGAAGGTCATGCGGTTCGCGCTCGACACGGTCAAGCGCTGGTGCTACTCGGCCGATCCGGAGATCACGGCCGCGCACATCCCGCGCGTGGACAACCTGACCCGGCCGGACACCCGGACGGCAATCGCCCGGCTCGGGCTGCCTGTTGCCCGCGCGGCCTGGGCCGACCTGATGCAACCGGACGGCGTGCTGCGGATGGAGCACGACCACTACATGAAGGCGTGGGCGCTCGGCCGCCCCAGGCTGGCGGCGGACGTCGTGCTGCTCGACGAAGCGCAGGATACGAACGACGTCTTGACCTCGGTGCTGCTGGACCAGGACCACGCGCAGCGCATCGCGGTCGGCGACAGCGCGCAGGCCATCTACGCATGGCGCGGCGCGAACGATGCCCTCGCGAAGTTCCCCGGCGACACGCTGACGCTGAGCCAGTCGTTCCGCTTCGGCGTCGCCGTTGCCGAGCAGGCGAACGTGTGGCTCAACCTGATCTCGGCTCCCCTGCGGCTGGTCGGACACGAGCCGACCGCCTCGGTCGTGGGCCCGGTCGACCGGGCCGACGCGATCCTGTGCCGCACGAACGCGGGCGCCGTCGGCGTCGTGATCGAGGCCCTGGCCGCCGGTCGGCGGGTCGCCCTGGTCGGCGGCGGCGGAGCGATCAAGAGCCTGGCATACGCGGCGCTCGACCTGCTCGACGGCAAGCCGACCGATCACCCCGACCTCATGGGGTTCACGAACTGGGCCCAGCTCCAGGAGTACGCGGCGGAGGAAGCCGGGTCGCTGCGCGTCCTGGTCAAGCTCATCGACGACTTCGGCGCGGAGGCGATGATCGCCGCCGCCGAGGCGCTGGTGACCGAGCAGCGCGCGGACCTGGTGGTGTCGACGGCGCACAAGGCGAAGGGCCGGGAGTGGTCGCGCGTCGTGCTGCACGGCGACTTCACCCCGCCGCGGCCGGACCCGTCCACCGGGCTGCGGGTCCTTCGCCGCGAGTACGCCCGCCTGGCGTACGTCTCCGTCACGCGGGCCCGCCACGCGCTCGACTGCGCCGCCCTCGACTGGGTGCACGACGGCTCGATCGTCATCACCGACTAG
- a CDS encoding single-stranded DNA-binding protein translates to MAGETTITIVGNLTADPELRFTQSGAAVVNFTIASTPRTFDRQTNEWKDGDALFMRCSGWKQLAENIAESLAKGSAVIAQGRLKQRSYETKEGEKRTVVELEVDEIGPTLKWATAKVTKASRGGGGQGGGGQRQQGGGYGQQTQQRGGAPADDPWATPYGRAQYSSEEPPF, encoded by the coding sequence ATGGCCGGAGAGACCACCATCACGATCGTCGGGAACCTGACCGCCGATCCCGAGCTGCGGTTCACGCAGAGCGGGGCCGCCGTCGTGAACTTCACGATCGCGTCGACGCCGCGCACCTTCGACCGGCAGACCAACGAGTGGAAGGACGGCGACGCGCTGTTCATGCGCTGCTCGGGCTGGAAGCAACTCGCCGAGAACATCGCCGAATCGCTGGCGAAGGGCTCGGCGGTCATCGCCCAGGGCCGGCTCAAGCAGCGGTCCTACGAGACCAAAGAGGGCGAGAAGCGCACCGTCGTGGAGCTGGAGGTCGACGAGATCGGCCCGACCCTGAAGTGGGCGACCGCCAAGGTCACCAAGGCGAGCCGCGGAGGCGGCGGCCAGGGCGGCGGCGGGCAGCGGCAGCAGGGCGGCGGCTACGGCCAGCAGACCCAGCAGCGTGGCGGCGCACCCGCCGACGACCCGTGGGCCACGCCCTACGGTCGCGCGCAATACAGCAGCGAGGAACCCCCGTTCTGA
- a CDS encoding helix-turn-helix domain-containing protein, which yields MSYEAVAWAMDDAPTVWTDAHKPDATARFVLAVLAEHADRDGRGARPSGTRIQYRTGYDPTTVRRALRRLESAGLIRPTGTTADGCVVYDLDLSQRRPATDWADLVALRERDRAAAAERQRRSRANRVTGVTPVTVTGVAPVTNPDGMTVTGVTPVTVTGAESVTVTGVTPEQPPSRAQRPHVTGVTPECHGRNAPRTINEPPVEPSSSSEAATAAPQESRDDVEQICRHLADRIAENGSRRPTITARWRTEARLLLDKDGRTVAQVLAAIDWCQADSFWRANVLSMPKLREKYDQLRLKAVEQRDRAAAEAARTAARQPAHQTYADNGVF from the coding sequence GTGAGCTACGAGGCGGTGGCCTGGGCAATGGACGACGCACCAACGGTGTGGACCGACGCCCACAAGCCGGACGCGACCGCGAGGTTCGTCCTCGCGGTCCTGGCCGAGCACGCCGATCGCGACGGACGGGGCGCCCGCCCGTCGGGAACCCGCATCCAGTACCGCACCGGGTACGACCCGACGACCGTACGGCGTGCCCTGCGCCGGCTGGAGTCGGCCGGGCTGATCAGGCCCACCGGCACTACGGCGGACGGCTGTGTCGTGTACGACCTCGACCTCTCGCAGCGGCGGCCGGCAACGGACTGGGCCGACCTGGTTGCGCTGCGGGAGCGCGATCGTGCTGCTGCTGCCGAGCGGCAGCGGCGGTCACGGGCAAATCGTGTCACGGGCGTAACGCCCGTGACCGTCACAGGCGTTGCGCCCGTAACCAACCCGGACGGCATGACCGTCACAGGCGTAACGCCCGTGACCGTCACGGGCGCAGAGTCCGTGACGGTCACGGGCGTTACGCCCGAACAGCCTCCGTCACGGGCGCAACGCCCGCACGTCACGGGCGTTACGCCCGAATGTCACGGGCGTAACGCCCCCCGAACCATCAATGAACCACCAGTAGAACCATCCTCTTCGTCGGAGGCGGCCACGGCCGCCCCCCAGGAGAGCCGCGACGACGTCGAACAGATCTGCCGACACCTGGCCGACCGCATCGCCGAGAACGGCAGCAGGCGGCCAACGATCACCGCCCGGTGGCGCACCGAAGCCCGACTCCTCCTCGACAAGGACGGCCGCACCGTCGCCCAGGTGCTCGCCGCCATCGACTGGTGCCAGGCCGATTCGTTCTGGCGCGCCAACGTCCTGTCGATGCCCAAGCTCCGCGAGAAGTACGACCAGCTCCGGCTCAAGGCCGTCGAGCAGCGGGACCGCGCCGCGGCCGAGGCCGCCCGCACGGCGGCCCGCCAGCCCGCACACCAGACCTATGCCGACAACGGAGTGTTCTGA
- a CDS encoding ATP-binding protein, producing MTFEFTPATREKSKARIALEGPSGAGKTFTALTLAGALSPRVAVIDTERGSASKYARGSSGDGFDFDTLQMTTYDPRDLIGALATAGSAGYGCVVVDSLSHFWMGKGGMLELVDAIGQRKGSGGGFGGWKEARPYERDMIDALVAYPGHVIVTMRVKSEWVIGTNKNGKPEPKKVGTKAEQREGLEYEFDLVASMDLENTLVVGKTRCPALNGAVINRPDTSLALTMLDWLNDGVEVVDPATYLDRAAAADATWEGLRELHAEVTRRQLVGSAVLHPVTGVPTTLGAVIVERGHQVRAAAQAPSSPPPSADPVRQPEREQHTEAAPERVPEQAAAAPAPPADQLPILLDAIKVGWNDHVSLAACRQTATDQGLLERDVETRDGGTIPLHRMIDGRLGDLAGARPQPAQESAPAAGQVPPPGEWGTQQDTRRATPAQCTAIATILGALGIAGDRPRRLAIVTGILGRAANPLATMKDLSLAEAGTVIEALSALQGQPEPTWEPTLGRYADAAATSQAA from the coding sequence ATGACGTTCGAGTTCACGCCCGCAACCCGCGAGAAGTCGAAGGCGCGCATCGCGCTGGAAGGCCCGTCGGGCGCGGGCAAGACCTTCACGGCCCTGACCCTGGCCGGCGCGTTGTCGCCCCGGGTCGCGGTCATCGACACCGAGCGCGGCTCCGCCAGCAAGTACGCCCGCGGCAGCAGCGGCGACGGCTTCGACTTCGACACCTTGCAGATGACCACCTACGACCCGCGCGACCTGATCGGCGCACTCGCAACCGCCGGATCTGCCGGGTACGGATGCGTCGTCGTCGACTCGCTCTCCCACTTCTGGATGGGCAAGGGCGGCATGCTCGAACTCGTCGACGCCATCGGCCAACGCAAGGGCAGCGGAGGCGGGTTCGGCGGCTGGAAGGAAGCCCGGCCGTACGAGCGCGACATGATCGATGCCCTGGTGGCCTACCCCGGGCACGTCATCGTGACGATGCGGGTCAAGTCCGAGTGGGTCATCGGCACCAACAAGAACGGCAAGCCCGAGCCGAAGAAGGTCGGGACCAAGGCCGAGCAACGCGAGGGCCTGGAATACGAGTTCGACCTGGTCGCCAGCATGGACCTGGAGAACACGTTGGTCGTCGGCAAGACCAGGTGCCCGGCGCTGAACGGAGCGGTGATCAACCGGCCGGACACATCGTTGGCGCTGACCATGCTCGACTGGCTGAACGACGGCGTCGAGGTCGTCGACCCGGCAACGTACCTGGACCGGGCGGCGGCCGCCGACGCCACGTGGGAGGGGCTGCGCGAGCTGCACGCCGAGGTGACCCGCCGTCAGCTCGTCGGGTCGGCGGTGCTGCACCCGGTGACCGGTGTACCGACGACGCTCGGCGCGGTGATCGTCGAGCGCGGGCACCAGGTTCGCGCGGCGGCACAGGCGCCATCGTCTCCACCGCCGTCGGCCGACCCGGTGCGGCAGCCGGAGCGCGAGCAGCACACCGAGGCGGCGCCGGAGCGCGTGCCCGAGCAGGCCGCCGCCGCACCGGCACCGCCCGCCGACCAGTTGCCGATCCTGCTCGACGCGATCAAGGTCGGGTGGAACGATCACGTGTCGTTGGCCGCGTGCCGGCAGACCGCCACCGATCAGGGCCTGCTCGAACGCGACGTGGAGACCCGCGACGGCGGCACGATCCCGCTGCACCGGATGATCGACGGCCGGCTCGGCGACCTCGCGGGCGCCCGGCCGCAGCCGGCGCAGGAGTCGGCGCCCGCCGCCGGCCAGGTGCCGCCGCCTGGCGAATGGGGCACGCAGCAGGACACCCGGCGCGCAACACCCGCGCAGTGCACGGCGATCGCAACGATCCTGGGCGCGCTCGGCATCGCGGGTGACCGGCCGCGCAGGCTGGCCATCGTGACCGGCATCCTCGGCCGGGCGGCCAATCCGCTGGCGACCATGAAGGACTTGTCGCTGGCCGAGGCCGGGACCGTGATCGAGGCCCTGTCCGCCCTCCAGGGGCAGCCCGAACCCACGTGGGAACCGACGCTCGGCCGGTACGCGGACGCGGCGGCGACGTCGCAGGCGGCGTGA